A stretch of Vigna angularis cultivar LongXiaoDou No.4 chromosome 4, ASM1680809v1, whole genome shotgun sequence DNA encodes these proteins:
- the LOC108320307 gene encoding uncharacterized protein LOC108320307, whose product MEILAATRGAAGASSSNAAPPTAEWSLESFLQHHPAKFSGKGLPDEADQWLRDMERIYNAKRCPDDSRLAFTEYLLTGEASHWWTSMKAILTDAHSPVNWAVFRTKFYEEYFPDSVRYAKEVEFLQLVQGGMSVSEYTNRFKHLVRFNTMATSEEWQCRKFENGLRSDLKVLISSLCIRSFPAMVERAKVLEKNVAEAEQQKKQQLSRGPVLARNNSTVRRPPYIRPGQSSGGSQALATVGQSGQPRSLTCFQCGGLHFRWACPQLNGGKYCTKCRRSGHSDQECNMGGRAVARPPNAGRTQQGRGGRAQAVGRVYAITGAEAASSAAGGIRTSTGCFRCTIEVEGRRFKVNLICLPLQGLEVILGMDWLATNRILIDYGKKELVFPDEGEEELSVTLGQLKEDIVEGAYCFLIMTHSDEEMEGVKWGRSSQDESYGRQSVIEEFPEVFPDEIPGLPPVREVEFTIDLVTTAAPISVQPYRMSPAELVELKKQIEELMDK is encoded by the exons ATGGAGATATTGGCTGCAACCAGGGGCGCGGCAGGAGCGTCCTCTTCTAACGCTGCCCCGCCTACTGCTGAATGGAGTTTAGAAAGCTTtctccaacaccatccggccAAGTTCAGTGGGAAAGGTCTTCCGGATGAAGCGGATCAGTGGCTCAGGGATATGGAGCGGATTTACAATGCTAAGAGATGTCCGGATGACAGCCGTTTGGCATTTACTGAATACTTGCTGACTGGTGAAGCAAGTCACTGGTGGACGAGCATGAAGGCGATCTTGACGGACGCTCATAGTCCCGTGAATTGGGCAGTTTTCAGGACGAAATTCTACGAAGAGTATTTCCCGGACAGCGTACGTTATGCTAAAGAAGTGGAGTTTCTACAATTGGTGCAAGGGGGAATGTCGGTATCAGAATATACTAATAGATTCAAGCATTTGGTCCGTTTTAACACCATGGCTACGAGCGAAGAATGGCAATGCAGGAAGTTTGAAAACGGGCTGAGGAGCGACTTGAAGGTATTGATATCCAGCTTGTGCATTAGATCATTTCCTGCTATGGTTGAGAGGGCAAAGGTACTGGAGAAGAACGTTGCCGAGGCCGAGCAACAGAAGAAGCAACAGTTGAGCAGGGGGCCGGTGTTAGCAAGGAATAACTCTACTGTAAGACGACCCCCGTACATTCGTCCAGGTCAATCTTCTGGTGGATCCCAAGCCTTGGCTACTGTCGGCCAATCTGGACAGCCAAGGAGTTTGACATGCTTCCAGTGTGGAGGACTGCACTTTAGGTGGGCTTGTCCTCAACTGAATGGTGGAAAATACTGCACTAAGTGCAGAAGGAGCGGACACTCGGATCAGGAGTGTAATATGGGAGGCCGTGCGGTAGCAAGACCGCCGAACGCTGGAAGAACACAGCAAGGTAGGGGAGGACGTGCACAGGCAGTTGGGCGAGTGTATGCTATCACGGGTGCTGAAGCTGCTAGTTCAG cggctggtgggATTAGAACATCTACTGGTTGCTTTAGATGTACTATAGAAGTTGAGGGGCGTAGATTCAAAGTCAATCTCATATGCTTGCCTCTTCAAGGCTTAGAGGTAATTTTggggatggattggttggccaccaatcgcattctcatagacTATGGTAAGAAGGAGTTAGTCTTTCCAGATGAAGGGGAAGAGGAGTTAtcagtgacgctcggtcagctgaaGGAGGATATAGTAGAGGGCGCCTACTGCTTCCTGATAATGACGCACTCAGATGAGGAGATGGAAGGAGTGAAGTGGGGACGATCGTCACAGGATGAGTCGTATGGAAGACAATCGGTCATAGAAGAGTTTCCTGAAGTCTTTCCAGACGAGATACCGGGACTGCCTCCTGTTCGTGAGGTTGAATTTACAATCGACCTGGTGACGACGGCAGCGCCAATCTCGGTTCAACCATATAGAATGTCGCCCGCTGAGTTGGTTGAGCTCAAGAAGCAGATAGAAGAATTAATGGACAAGTAG
- the LOC108320309 gene encoding probable WRKY transcription factor 13 isoform X2: protein MMSTTSQTSVNHSLFEEQDQIPTQMEFNIPFPSTQAFPPLETLFSTAVQRQREDLTSSLIGGGGGGQLLSLNRSRLNPWAWEEVTDCLMSKRMGGGDNHHLGVSAMKMKKMKARRKVREPRFCFKTMSDVDVLDDGYKWRKYGQKVVKNTQHPRSYYRCTQDNCRVKKRVERLAEDPRMVITTYEGRHVHSPSNELEDSQSPSELSSFLW from the exons ATGATGTCAACAACGTCTCAAACTAGTGTTAACCATAGCTTGTTTGAAGAGCAAGATCAGATCCCAACGCAGATGGAGTTCAATATTCCTTTTCCATCAACCCAGGCCTTCCCTCCTTTGG AAACCCTATTTTCAACCGCTGTTCAAAGACAACGAGAAGATCTCACTTCAAGTTTGataggaggaggaggaggaggacaGCTACTTTCCTTGAACAGATCGAGACTGAATCCATG GGCATGGGAAGAAGTAACCGATTGCTTGATGAGTAAAAGAATGGGAGGAGGTGATAATCATCATCTAGGGGTTTCCGccatgaagatgaagaaaatgaaggcaAGGAGAAAGGTGCGGGAGCCAAGGTTTTGCTTCAAGACTATGAGCGATGTGGATGTGTTGGATGATGGCTACAAGTGGAGGAAGTACGGACAGAAAGTGGTAAAGAATACACAACACCCAAG AAGCTACTACCGTTGCACCCAAGATAACTGTCGAGTGAAGAAACGCGTGGAGCGGTTGGCGGAGGATCCAAGGATGGTGATAACCACATATGAGGGGAGACATGTGCACTCGCCATCAAATGAACTCGAAGACTCACAATCTCCTTCTGAACTTAGTAGCTTCTTGTGGTAG
- the LOC108320309 gene encoding probable WRKY transcription factor 13 isoform X1: MMSTTSQTSVNHSLFEEQDQIPTQMEFNIPFPSTQAFPPLGCHQSLKSISALVPSLSSEPASSSANFAETLFSTAVQRQREDLTSSLIGGGGGGQLLSLNRSRLNPWAWEEVTDCLMSKRMGGGDNHHLGVSAMKMKKMKARRKVREPRFCFKTMSDVDVLDDGYKWRKYGQKVVKNTQHPRSYYRCTQDNCRVKKRVERLAEDPRMVITTYEGRHVHSPSNELEDSQSPSELSSFLW; encoded by the exons ATGATGTCAACAACGTCTCAAACTAGTGTTAACCATAGCTTGTTTGAAGAGCAAGATCAGATCCCAACGCAGATGGAGTTCAATATTCCTTTTCCATCAACCCAGGCCTTCCCTCCTTTGGGTTGCCATCAATCTTTGAAATCCATCAGTGCACTGGTTCCTTCACTTTCATCTGAACCTGCTTCTTCTTCTGCGAATTTTGCAGAAACCCTATTTTCAACCGCTGTTCAAAGACAACGAGAAGATCTCACTTCAAGTTTGataggaggaggaggaggaggacaGCTACTTTCCTTGAACAGATCGAGACTGAATCCATG GGCATGGGAAGAAGTAACCGATTGCTTGATGAGTAAAAGAATGGGAGGAGGTGATAATCATCATCTAGGGGTTTCCGccatgaagatgaagaaaatgaaggcaAGGAGAAAGGTGCGGGAGCCAAGGTTTTGCTTCAAGACTATGAGCGATGTGGATGTGTTGGATGATGGCTACAAGTGGAGGAAGTACGGACAGAAAGTGGTAAAGAATACACAACACCCAAG AAGCTACTACCGTTGCACCCAAGATAACTGTCGAGTGAAGAAACGCGTGGAGCGGTTGGCGGAGGATCCAAGGATGGTGATAACCACATATGAGGGGAGACATGTGCACTCGCCATCAAATGAACTCGAAGACTCACAATCTCCTTCTGAACTTAGTAGCTTCTTGTGGTAG